The following are encoded in a window of Mycolicibacterium tusciae JS617 genomic DNA:
- a CDS encoding MaoC family dehydratase, giving the protein MTEKVDGYKRIEIQRGLWFEEFETGVLYQHRPGRTITEADNVLFTTLTMNTQALHLDAAFSDALPPFNQRLVNSMFTLSTLVGLSVAQLTQGTIVGNLGFGEIAFPKPLFHGDTLYAETEITEKRESKSRPGEGIVTFSHVGRNQHGDIVATASRKTMVRRRPEETT; this is encoded by the coding sequence ATGACCGAGAAAGTTGACGGCTACAAACGTATCGAAATCCAGCGCGGTCTGTGGTTCGAAGAGTTCGAGACCGGGGTGCTCTATCAGCACCGGCCCGGCCGCACCATCACCGAGGCCGATAACGTCCTGTTCACCACCCTGACCATGAACACCCAGGCGCTGCACCTCGATGCTGCGTTCTCCGATGCGTTGCCACCGTTCAACCAGCGGTTGGTGAACTCGATGTTCACGCTGTCGACACTGGTCGGGCTGTCGGTGGCACAGCTGACGCAGGGCACCATTGTCGGCAACCTCGGCTTCGGCGAGATCGCCTTCCCCAAGCCGCTTTTTCACGGTGACACGCTCTACGCCGAGACCGAAATCACCGAGAAGCGGGAATCGAAAAGCCGGCCGGGGGAGGGCATCGTCACCTTCTCGCATGTCGGCCGCAATCAGCACGGCGATATCGTGGCGACCGCATCCCGCAAGACCATGGTGCGCAGGCGGCCCGAGGAGACGACCTGA